The segment AACTGGAGTTCCTGGCTGATTACCTAGCAGAACTGACGTTAGTTGACTACagtttcttgaattttcttcctTCTGTCATTGCTGCATCATCTGTATTTCTTGCCAGATGGACGTTGGATCAGACAAGCCATCCATGGGTCTAAATTCTCCTTCCTATCATCTGATTTTCCATATTCTTGTAGATTAAGCATTTGGAGCCTgactttatatatttgtttgacaGAGTCCAACTCTAGAACACTATACTTCTTACAAGGCGTCGGATCTTAAAACTACAGTTCTTGCACTGCAAGGTTTACAATTGAACACCAAAGGGTGTCCTCTGAATGCTATACGCATGAAGTATAGGCAACCAAAGGTATAAACTAAGAATACTGCTCAAGGGACTTAAGATTCCTTTTATCTGCGGttctgttttaatttctttatctatCTATTTGCTTTTTGCATCCTTGAGCTTCAATTTTCTCACTCTATCAAAATCTATAAGATGTCTGGTTCCATGGTAAATGCACATGCATTGTTGTTTGGTCTCATTCGGTTTGCTAATAAGGTTGTTCTCATAGCAGTTTAAATCTGTGGCGGCCTTGTCTTCTCCGAAACTGCTTGAAACTCTATTCTGAAGATAAACACTGTGTTTCCACGTTTTTGAAAGTGGTTGCCAACATAAACACATCTAAAGCGAAATTCCTCCTGGGATTTTATCATTTCCTTCATGAGATTGTACCCGGAACGTTTTTACTCGTTATATACATTTCTAGTATCTTTTTTTTGTCCCCTAAATCTGTGCATAGATTTTCATGACATCTATTCATTGGAAGGAAATATCTAGTCTAAAAATAGGGCTCTGTCGTGCTACTTCAGATTTCAGAATAACCATCAATATATCTTTCTTTTGCATCTTATCTACGGAGAATTTAATTGTTAGATCGTTAAGTTCGGGGAAGACGGGGATGTGACTGGTGGAATGTGACTTTGGCAGCCTTGCCCCccgttaaattaattaatcaagtaaatgtttttttgtcacCTTCCTCAAGTCGTAGCTTAGTACATGATTTCTTGTGGATGCTTTGTTATCTGTTGTTTAGTAGTACTGGATAGGAGCTCATCCTGATATTTGCTGGACATGTCTTTTAATTTGAATCAGAAAATGCTAACAAGATCCAATTTCCTTGCTGAGAATTTCCATGAGAGTAACGATAGTCTGTTACATATGGGCTGATTTCTCTTTCGTTTCGATGTCTTCGTGGTTTGTAGAAACTTACAGAACCATATTTATTTCCAGAGAAACATTTTCTTCTACAATTACATTCAAGCAGGGATGGGGATGGAAACAGGGTTTGAAACCAACAAAatcacaattctaaataaaCTACCAAGCTCATATGCATAATGGATATCAAAAGAGTATTGAATAAACCATTCCAGGTCTAACTATTTCAACGTAAGGGATTAAGCCAAAAACAACACATTAATTTCCAACACCTGAACAGTTGTGCATTAAGTTAAGTGATCACAGAACTGCCACTATcttcttctaaaaaaagaaaactgcaCAGCTCTCCTAAAGTTACACTTAAACTCTTTAGATGATATATTTCCATGCTTAATCCAAATGCTGCTTTGCATGAAGAGAACTTACGCGCAACAGATTCCATCTGCCAGGTTGCCAAGGTACTGCAATCAGGAGAGCACTGTTCTCTATATGGGGATTCAAACTCAAACATTGATTATGATTCCAAGTTCTCAATACCAAAATGTAATGGGACACTTGTACATAAAGAACAGCCCAACCCAGATACGAAGGATTAAGAAAGGAAACTgtcaacttaaaaagaaaaaataacatggaaaaGCATAAGCCAACAGTAATGGGTAATGGAAAATCTCCTGACAAACAGGTAGACCGTACACTGTGAAGCAATGGATAGTCCATTTCCTACCTCTAGAAATACTCGTTTTCCTGTAAGCAGCAGCTCACATGTTTTAGCAGATTCAACAATTTAtacacaaaattttaaaaaaagaaagttaacaAATGCATAATATAAAAGTTCCAAGGCTGAGACGACTTCACCAATAATCTCCACAAGAACACTTGCCATCCTTGAAATGATGAAACCTTTTGTTGTCCCTAACTATTAACTCCCTCCCAACAATCTTTGACATGATCTTGATGGCATTGTGACAGTCCCCACACACACGGAGATTCTTGATTATCCTCAAGGGCATCCTAGCTGGGGTGCTAATAAGACCATATGCAATTGCCAACCGCTCACTGTGATACAGCAAGGCTTGCTCTTTGGCCTCCTGATCAATGTCATGAAGAACATATCTAGTATCAGGAACATAGCCACCTGTTTTCATCTCACGCAATTCCTTTAATTTCTCATCATCCTTGTAAAATGTAGGATTCCTAAACTCAGCTACTCTATTCTTTCCTTCAAGCATGCTAATCAGATTATACTTCTTCGGTGGTGGAGTTGGGATTTTATTAGCAACAGCCTTTGATGAATCAAGAGAAACGATCAATTCCTCAGAGTGGTCTTCGAGATCAATGTCTCCATGACTTCTAGCATACTTCCTCAATGCCTCCCAAATTTCCACTGTGGGTTCAAATGGAAGTTTCTCAATATACTCCACAGCTTCATTAAGATATGCAGACTTTCCAAGAACATCTATAATCCTCAAATAATGCTCAAGGGTTGGACTAATGCCAAACTCCCTGCTCATTtcctcaaaatataaaaaccctTCCTCGACTGCCTCGGCACTTGCACAGGCAGACAAAACAGCATGAAATGTTTCCCCAGTGGGTTCCAAGCCCAACTTCTTCATCTGCTCAAACAGCTCCAATCCCTCATCTCCCAGGTCATTATTGGCATATTCATTTATCATCAAATGCCATGAATCCATATTCCTCTCAGGCATATGATCAAAAACTCTCCTCGCATCTGCCATACTTCCACATTTCCCATACATCTTAATCACATTATTGTTCAACTTAACATCGCCCCTAAAGGTCGACTgcaaaaaataatcatggacCTTCTTGGCATCCTCATGTTTTGAGCACATCTCAAACAAACTATAGAAACAATTAGCATCGGCTTTAACCCCATTATCCATCAACTCGATAGCTTGCTTAACCTTACCCTCCTGACACAAACGCTCCAAGTCATAAACCGAAGGAGGCGGAGCAGTAGCTGGAGCTGGATCATTAGCATTGGCACTAAAATTAACATTCACATCCTGTCTTCGACTCTCCGAGCCCACACGTGAGGCCCACTGATCAGTGTTTCTCTGTTGCGGATATCCCTGATTTCGGTTGTCCCATCGATTTGGGCTTCCGGGTTGCCCATAATCCCCCCGGACATCAGGGCTAAACTGACCAGGGTTTTGGTACTGGGGATGATTTTGATCCCGTTCATTAGGGTTTGTATACTGGGGGTAATTTTGATACCGTTGATTAGGGTTTGGATACCGGGGAGCAGTAGCTGGAGCATTAGCATTAGCACTAGCACTAAAATTAACATTCAAATCCTGTCTTCGACTCTCCGGAACCACACGTGAGGCCCACTGATCAGTTTTTTTCTGTTGCGGGTATCCCTGATTTCGGTTGTCCCATCGATTTGGGCTTCCGGGTTGCCCATAATCCCCGCGGACATCAGGGTTAAACTGACCAGGGTTTTGGTACTGGGGATAATTTTGATCCCGTTGATTAGGGTTTGGATACTGGTGTTGTTGTTGAGGATATCCTCCTTGGTCAGGATAGGCATAACCCTGATTAGGATAATTTTGTTGGTTTGGAGGAGGGTATTGCTGATTTTGGATGGGTTGATTGTGATTGTAGTGAGCAGGTTGTGGGGAGGACTggtgaggaggaggagaaggagggtGTGTCAGGGTTCTCGAGTTCCATTGGGAAGCATCATTGGGATAAAATCTTTGATGGTCATTTGGTAATGCTGAAGTAGTGAGGGGTTTAGCGAGGATTAGGGTTTTGTTACTGAAAGAAAAGTGTCGAAGAGAGCGTACCTTGGAGAAGAGTGGATGAAGCATTTGTGGAGGCTGTGAAAGACGGATTGCCATGGAAGACGCCATCTTCTTCGGTTTTATCTCAGTCAAGCGTTGTATATCCAGTAAAACCCTTGTCTTGTTTACACCTTATTAGAAGACGCAGCAGGTATGGTAGGGTACAGACTAACTCACTGGAGTGATACCCTTTTTTGTGTGGCCTCTTGTTTTGAGCTTATCATTTTATCATATTGTATGAGGGGTAAAGATCACTGCTGTCCCTGTATTCTAAGAAATTGGTTAATCAGGTCCTTCTaccaatttaattattgattgagTATCGAATCAGCCCTTTCTTTTAATGCTGATATAATGATTAACCTGAGAACACCAttgaaactgtatttttttaaatttttaatttttttatttttaaattgttttgatgtgtcagtgttaaaaataattttttaaaaataaaaaataatattttgatatatttctaaataaaaaatactttaaaaaataacaacatttaaaaaatattatttttatgtgatgcatgagacaattTTATATAATGCATAAACAAATATACACAGAATTGAAAGtgcataaaaaagtaaataaaagaaattcataTTAACAGTAACACACGCAAACcaaataataaaacacaataattagataaaaataaaatttagtccATAAAATTCCTAGTGGAGTCGTTATTCTATTGCATGTGTGTAGTGTTACGGCGAAATGTGtccatttttatattatatctaTCTAGCAAATATGAAAagacaataaatttttattttttattaataaaaaaataaaataaaatcaccacttcatattttagttattaaaaactTTAATGAGTCTTGTTATTTACACCACAGATGCGCTTTGACATATTTACTCaacactttattttatttctttttatttttcttaaatgtttaatatttttccacttgtcatttaaaaatttgtttcaaatacaaaatatttatttggtaAGTATTGATATAAGAAAAATGTTAGTAGTGAAGAGTCAAACTTGAAGCACATTTTTATAAACACAAAATTATTGttagttttctttatttaaaactGTATAAATTTAATtggtgatattttaaaaaataaaaataaatccaaatagtatgagttttgaaaaaaaaaaaactaaaataatatttatttattagtttctACTGTCTAGAGGAAACAAGTAGAACCGGTTAACAGGTATCCTTTTGATAAAATGAACGGTGGAGATACTTCATTAGAAATCCAACGGATGCTCAAAGCATAAGCAAAAGCAGGTGCAATATTATATGTTTTACGGTGGTCATAATAACAAATACCGTCTCCCagtcatctctctctctctctctctctctctcgctagAGATTTAGGAGGGATTTCTcttgttttctagggtttttggATCTGCACACTCCTTTCAACAATCCGAGCTGAACACAGACAGACAAACATCCAGCCATGCCCCGGTAcaaccttcttcttcctcatcctcTTCTTTCATCCTTTAGTTTGTATATTGTTGTCTAACAGAAGAGTTGTTGAATTTGCAGGTATTACTGTGATTATTGTGACACTTACTTGACTCATGATTCTGTAAGTTctgtctctgtttttttgttctaatttctgtttttcatcataaaccctaaacaagcAAGCACTTTTTGGATGCTTTCACTGTTTCAGTGGATAAacccaattctttttttttttcataccatttttaacatcatcatcTCTTTTTTGGGCACGGTTTTTTCATGGCaaacaattaatatttgtttcattCATCTGTTTGGTTTGTGATGTTTTCAATTGTCTGTAAATCCTGTTTTACTTGCTCTGCTTTTGCATATTTCAGCCATCTGTTAGAAAACAGCACAATGCCGGTTATAAACACAAGGtacttttgatttgtttatgttttattaattgatgtttctctacatgtttttttttttaattttgttcttaacTTCTTTAGGCAAACGTGAGGATCTATTATCAGCAGTTTGAGGAGCAGCAAACCCAAAGTATAATTGACCAAAGAATAAAGGAACATCTTGGCCAAACTGCAGCTTTTCAACAGGTTGGTGCCGCATACAATCAGCATCTAATGGTCCAGAGACCCCGGCTTCCTGTTCTTCCAACTCCTGTGATGCCAATTGGTGGAAATAACGCCCCATTATTCCCTGGGATGAGGCCTCCTGTTTTGCCTAGACCAATGCCTGGTGCTCCAGGTAAACTGCATCCAAAAGTTGCCCCGTTTGATACATGCAACTATCTCCCTGTGTGCATACCCTTGTGTTTGCATAGAAACACTACTTTTTGCCATTCTTGATTCGATTAATTAGCTTCCAACATCTTAGAGGTTGGGATGTTGGcttttataaaactatttttgtaGATTTAAAAATGGCTGCATCTTCTAATTTACGGGTTGCTTTCTCCATGGTCATTTTAGGGTGATTGATTTTACAGCACTGATTGTGTGGGATATTGAATCTTTTATATGCTATTTGCCAGGTTATATGAACCCTCCTATGATGCCCCCAATGATGGCACCCCCTGGTGCTCCTTCCTTACCTGGTCAAATGAATGGCGTTCCAAGGCCTCCTACAATGATTGCACAACCAAATGTTCCTGGGAGTACTGCAGCACCTACTCCTAGCGGTCCCCCATCTATGGGTCCACCTGTTACTTACCAAGCAAATCAAGCAGCAACAACAAGTGGAGGCTTTGACAGCTTCAATGTGAATGCCGCAGCCCCTGAAGCCAATCATTAGTCTGAATCAAGCTGGTATGTTTTGCCTCAACAATTTATGGCATACAGAGTTCAAGTAGCTTTGTACATCTTCCGCTTGAAATTTCTTAACAATTATCAATTGTAGTGATTTTCTAGCATAATGAAATTTAGAAGTGTGTTTCACTGGTCTATGGGGAGACGGAAGCCTCATGGATGCATTTGGTTTGTTAAAGAATTGTGAATGGAATGAGAATCTATTTCCTTTATTATAACATTGTTTTCGATAATTCTcgtgtttattaaaaatagatttaatttgaaacaaaattgaaatttaaatccTTTTGGGATTGGAATCAGAATAATATTTCCTAGGGATTACTACAATGTCAGCATCAGTAAAAATTGTGGATGCCAATTAAACCATCATATTTGATTTTAGATggatatttttcatttgttttactCAAATTCAATGGTTTAGCCTGCATCAACATTTTATCGATGCTGGCATTCTGGACCTCACTCATATTTCCTTTCTACTGCCATTATGTGCAAACCAGACATGGGAGATATGGGtttctttgattgaattgaAACTAGAATCCCACTAATGaatttcattattgtttttgatAGAACCAATACAAATTGATGCACCagttttctagttttaattCTCTTCCAATTGTTTTTCTGAATAGTTATCCTGTGGTTTCcatggaatttttatttttatttttgatacagGCCATGAGAAGAAatcagcaaggccactctgcatTGCAATGCCTTTCTTGAATTGTGAGTTAACGTGGTGGTGATCAATACAGAATAGTTTTGTAACTTAATTTTGTTAAACATAAGCTATCTTGAAAAGACATCAAAATTCAACTGAAAAGGACTGGTTTTCTCTTGAGTTCAATTTGATGTGATTCACCTTCTGTGGGTTGAGTAGTGATTGGCACGATCTGTTTCTGTTGGCATCTTCCACCTGTGGAGCTTTGTTTTCTGGTTGGCTTCAGTTAGTCATATACACTTCTAATTGATGCTACTTTGCGTCTGGTGCATTCTCATAGGTGTGCAGATCTCATTGTGAGGACATTGCCTCTTCAGACAATTGTAGCCTAGGGACCATAAGCTAGATAGGCTCCGCCAGCCAGTATAGAAAACAGTGTTTCCTAATACTCGATGTTGCCCcatttctatattttcttttaatgctGCTGATATTACTCTTTTGATGTGCCCCCTTTTATGGTTTCCGTAAtggaataacaaaaaagaatagtTGGTTGGTTTGTTGGGTGCTGCATTGAACAATCGGATCATCCCAGATTGGACGTAAAAGTTTTTGTCAGCCAAGCAATACCATGACTTTGTAGCattttttagataatcttctaagTTACAAGGTTGTTTGGCTTTGAGAGTATGGGGAACCAATCAAAACTAGCAATGTTAAACCCGGGTGTCTTCCTAACCTTCTAGCTTGCCtgttcaaagaagaagaaagggaaaaaaaaaataaatctcaaagcAATCTTTCGGGTGATGAACTTGTTGCTAATCTATACCTAGGTATTGGTTCTATGACAAATTTGATTTCAGATGTCATAACAATGCCAGTTGCTTTAGTTATCGCCATATCATCCCATGCTTAATTGCTTAATCTAGCAGCCTTCGTTATAGTTGATGGTAACGCAGATAATGTGGATGGAGGATTTGAGTCTGTTTGGTACgttgaaataatatttctaaattttgatgtgttatttatttaaaaatatatgaaataatgtttctaatttttttcgatGAAAGAGGGGAAATGGTGTGTAAAGCAGTCATTTTTGGCTACTGAGTTGAACTGACCAGGTTATCAATCTAATTGTTTGTTTCTCTATGTTAGGGTGTGTTTTACTTTGATGTACAGCTGTGATGAGGTGTTGCTTGTGTGGGGTAGGCCATGAGGAGGCGATGGAATCCTATTTTGTGATTGAAATTATTTGACGAACCAGCACCAGTAGCTCTATAAATGAAAAAcctcatattattattattattattatcattatcttttacatcaatacattaaaatatccaaaaatatacaaaaactaaataaatttaagaccaaaaaaaaattaaaacttttaaaaaatacattggaGCTCCCCAATCAAACATTACCCAGTCGAATAAAAGGTTTCCCCAGCAATTGCAAGATGAACCCGCTATCTATGCTGTAAGAGTGCAAGAGATTCATGATGTGTTTTGGAGTGTGATGTttggttgtaattattttttatcgtgATCTAATGTCATGTGTTAGAGAATGTGATGTgtggttgtaattattttttatttgaaaatatattaaaataatatatattttttatcttttaaaaattaaatgtttaaaattgcAGTGACGATAacagtttaaaatgtttttttacttaaaattatattaaaataaaaatattttattttaaaaaaaatatttttgatataaacacatcaaaacgatttgaaaatataaaaaaataatttttaataaaaaaattaaaaatttaaagaaacttGATTTAGTGTTCttgaatatactaaaaaaaaattcaaaatttttagtaAACCGTCGTTCTTTTAACTATCTATTGTAAACCTCACACCCTCTTTagaatgatttgtttttatggaTTTCCAGCCgaataaaaagaatcaaatagAATGATGAGATTCTTAAGTGTGTTTGGAATTATGGGAATTTTTGTGTTTgagattttaagaaaattaagttaaataaaaatatttttagttatggttttttaaaaaataattataaaaaaatataaccgcTGAGATTAacttttacatataaaataaataaaaaataaaaaatatttaattaaccaattaattcttttctatataattaaatgGAAAACAGAAGATaccacaataacaaaaaaaaaaaaatgttacatGGGATTCGAAAGAGAGAAGGGAATGGATGACATGTCGTTGAAAACAGACGCAAGTCTAAGTTGTTGTGAGTTGTATAAAcagataaaatagaaaaattggtGCCCCTAAACTGTTGACACGTTATCTTAGTTGCAGCTTTttagaggagaggagagaaaagacaGAGAGAAGCAGAGAAAATGGCGGCTTTCAATATTCCACCACCGTCCACCACCACAACcaccttctcttctcttccttcttcttACTGCCACTCCAATATTATTAGAACTAATTATTTCAACAAtgattacaataataataaaaagttctCTCGTGGTTTTCActtctctctattctcttccCAGACTAATCCATCATCGTCGTCATCTTCTAAGACTAAGAGAGAACTCTCTAAAATGCCTACCCATTTCTCTAAATCAGGTTCTTTTCCTGGCTTCCTTTCATTTTTCATCTCTGCATTTAATACTTTAATACTGTACATTACCATGCTAAGAAATACAGGcttccgtttttttttttttggtttaagcTGGGAAAATGAAGAATTATACGTGTGAAGAAAATGATCTTGTAGCCACTGTGTTAATGGCGTTTCAGAGAATTGTGCGACAATTACTTTTCGAATGACCAACATTCTTACTTTGGGTTCCGTTGGTATTTGCTTtccataatattattatttgtttaaataaGCCAGCAAGGttgatgatttattatttattattattattcactgATTGAGGAGAGGAATATATCGGTGTCTAAAGAAGTGACTGGTTTTGCCTGGTTTACCTCAATATTTGCAGAATTTTACTGTTTCTGATCCAATCTAGTTTGCGTGTCTGAAGGTAAAGGTCGCAAATAGATAGTGTCACTGCATTTTCTGGTCTTGGGTCTTTTTTAAGATTCGCAACGATTTATATTCCCAGTAGCATtctcaaaaatgaaaaagaaaatgaaaaaggaaaggaaatagaACATGAAATTATTGCTTATAGTATACGATGCTGTTGGCTTGCTAATTATCTATGCATTTGAATGGTCAGATTATAGTGCTGTTTGGACAAAAGTGCTTTCTTTCTAGGGTGTCGACATTTTGCTCGaagaatatcataaaaatgTGATCTTTCTAATGCCGTGTGCAGGCAGTGGACATTCGTGGATTCAAGACGGCTCCATGCATCGGAACTCCACTTCCAGCAACAAAGGGATGCAAGGTCCATTGCATTCGGTGTTTCCCTCAACACCTGCACTAGTCTCTTCCGTGGAGGACCTTTTCGAATTTATTTGCTCAGGCCCTCTTGTAAGCAAGTTGGGTTTGACCTCAGAAATGATTGCTGAGTCAATAGACAAATGGATATCATATGGCTTGCAGTTGTGCCGATTATTTCAACTTAATGAATTATATCTTACAGTTCCTCAGAAAGCAAGGTTTTATCACTATTATATACCGGTCTTCGTTTGGTGTGAAGATAAGATTTCTAAGCACGTATCCCAGTTCAAAGACTCTGAAGATATACCTCCTTTAGTGGTACGCATGTAATTTCCTTGCAACTGTTTTCAATTCTGA is part of the Populus nigra chromosome 8, ddPopNigr1.1, whole genome shotgun sequence genome and harbors:
- the LOC133700668 gene encoding U1 small nuclear ribonucleoprotein C, with the translated sequence MPRYYCDYCDTYLTHDSPSVRKQHNAGYKHKANVRIYYQQFEEQQTQSIIDQRIKEHLGQTAAFQQVGAAYNQHLMVQRPRLPVLPTPVMPIGGNNAPLFPGMRPPVLPRPMPGAPGYMNPPMMPPMMAPPGAPSLPGQMNGVPRPPTMIAQPNVPGSTAAPTPSGPPSMGPPVTYQANQAATTSGGFDSFNVNAAAPEANH
- the LOC133701306 gene encoding pentatricopeptide repeat-containing protein At2g15690, mitochondrial-like yields the protein MASSMAIRLSQPPQMLHPLFSKVRSLRHFSFSNKTLILAKPLTTSALPNDHQRFYPNDASQWNSRTLTHPPSPPPHQSSPQPAHYNHNQPIQNQQYPPPNQQNYPNQGYAYPDQGGYPQQQHQYPNPNQRDQNYPQYQNPGQFNPDVRGDYGQPGSPNRWDNRNQGYPQQKKTDQWASRVVPESRRQDLNVNFSASANANAPATAPRYPNPNQRYQNYPQYTNPNERDQNHPQYQNPGQFSPDVRGDYGQPGSPNRWDNRNQGYPQQRNTDQWASRVGSESRRQDVNVNFSANANDPAPATAPPPSVYDLERLCQEGKVKQAIELMDNGVKADANCFYSLFEMCSKHEDAKKVHDYFLQSTFRGDVKLNNNVIKMYGKCGSMADARRVFDHMPERNMDSWHLMINEYANNDLGDEGLELFEQMKKLGLEPTGETFHAVLSACASAEAVEEGFLYFEEMSREFGISPTLEHYLRIIDVLGKSAYLNEAVEYIEKLPFEPTVEIWEALRKYARSHGDIDLEDHSEELIVSLDSSKAVANKIPTPPPKKYNLISMLEGKNRVAEFRNPTFYKDDEKLKELREMKTGGYVPDTRYVLHDIDQEAKEQALLYHSERLAIAYGLISTPARMPLRIIKNLRVCGDCHNAIKIMSKIVGRELIVRDNKRFHHFKDGKCSCGDYW